The window CGGGTGCCGGTATAAGGTGGACCTTGCCGGAGCCTATTTTTCAGGCCGCCTGGGGAGCGAGCGCCAACGGGTGGCCGAAACGGTGAAACCGGGGCAGTGTGTAGTGGACCTGTTCGCAGGTGTCGGCCCTTTTAGCATACTTATCGGCAGGACCGTGCCCGGCGCCAGCGTGGTGGCCATTGATAAGAATCCAGTCGCTGTAGAGTTATTGAGGGAGAACATCCTGTTGAATAAAGTGAATAATGTGCGTGCGAGGGAAGATGATGCCAGGGATGCGGCCGCAAAGTTGGAACACCGGGCAGACCATATAATCATGAACCTGCCCCAGTCTGCCAGGGAATTCCTGGACAGCGGAATACGTGTGGCCAGGGATGGGGGCATGGTGCATTTTTATGACATCACGCACGAGGATGATCTGTATCGAAGCTCCTGGGAATTGATACGGGGTGCTGCGGTGCGACAGGGGAGAGGGGTGGAGTGTGTTGAAAAGAGGATTGTGCGATCGTATGCACCGTATCAATATAATGTGTGCATTGAGTTTCGGGTTACTGAAAATGAACAAATGTGATCATGATATCTCATGACTGGTTTATAATTTACTTTACACCGCCATTGACATTATCAGTATATTGCATCTTTAATGGCTGACTGGAGGCTACAGGGTAAGAATGGATTTGAAGAACTGGAGGAATTACTCAGGCGAGAGTTGTATATGGGCTAAACAAATACCTTTTTTTTACCCATTTATAGTAATTATTGTGCTGCTTGAAGTGTTAAACCCGCCCCCCGTACGGACCATTGCAACAACCCTGTACGTCCCTTCCTTTTGTGGTCCCACATCCTCCAAACCAGTGTGGGTATATATTTTAGAGGGATCCCAGATTGTATGATGAGGTAGGCCAAAATACCCTTGCGGCCATATATATTCAGGACCTTTAATTTCATTCCAAAAAACTAATGTCTCATTGTGGTCGTTGATTTTATATATCTCCCATTTTGGAACCCCAGCCAGAAGCGTTATTCCGCTGTTTTTAATATTGATGGTTATTTTTTCACCGACCTCATATTCTTTTTTATCGGTATAAACGCTGAGAACTCCCATACTAAAGAATCCTAATACCGTTGCAATGATATATAAAATAACAATTGAAATGCTGATTGCAATAGCAATATTTTTTTTATTCATACTCACTCACCTCAAAAAATAAAAAATTGGAGGTTTTATTTGCACCTGTCCCCTCCAATTACTTCTCCTGTATGACCATCCATCCAAGCCTGCACTATGGCACCATCTCCCCTTGTTTCATCTTCAAATGTTATAATCCATGCTAAGGTATAGCTGCCGGTAGGATTTGTATTGC of the ANME-2 cluster archaeon genome contains:
- a CDS encoding class I SAM-dependent methyltransferase family protein; translated protein: MKLWAIRVPRKLAEDTRRLLLQAGNIHPEAQLRRDNEYILIPVNSKPDPDELLERIGLETDDNLTIIEAEFETKPKKPSLEDILGFTPTFDVVGDIAIIDADDPDAPRIASALMEFRKSLKVVLGAVSHVEGEFRTRQFVVLAGEDRTHTVHKEYGCRYKVDLAGAYFSGRLGSERQRVAETVKPGQCVVDLFAGVGPFSILIGRTVPGASVVAIDKNPVAVELLRENILLNKVNNVRAREDDARDAAAKLEHRADHIIMNLPQSAREFLDSGIRVARDGGMVHFYDITHEDDLYRSSWELIRGAAVRQGRGVECVEKRIVRSYAPYQYNVCIEFRVTENEQM